From Streptomyces asiaticus, one genomic window encodes:
- a CDS encoding type II toxin-antitoxin system Phd/YefM family antitoxin, with amino-acid sequence MSDTLPITEARARFGSLVRRASHARERITITDHGQPAAVLINPQELADLEDALALAQYRARQASGEATGVPHEQVRAQLGLGHAS; translated from the coding sequence ATGAGTGACACGTTGCCGATTACAGAGGCTCGGGCCCGGTTCGGGTCGCTGGTGCGTCGCGCGTCCCATGCCCGTGAGCGGATCACCATCACCGACCATGGCCAGCCCGCGGCGGTCCTGATCAATCCGCAGGAACTGGCCGACCTCGAGGACGCCCTGGCCCTGGCGCAGTACCGGGCGCGGCAGGCGTCCGGCGAGGCCACGGGTGTGCCGCATGAGCAGGTGCGTGCCCAGCTCGGGCTGGGGCACGCTTCTTGA
- a CDS encoding type II toxin-antitoxin system RelE family toxin, translated as MTYTIIWDEGAVNAAARFLKDDPDGLRQLMDAVDLLADTPRPAGTAEYGSPDLRRMHVGRYRVLYEITETTVTIVVIHIGRIG; from the coding sequence TTGACCTACACGATCATCTGGGACGAGGGCGCGGTGAACGCGGCCGCCCGGTTCCTCAAGGACGACCCAGACGGCCTACGGCAGCTGATGGACGCCGTCGACCTGCTCGCCGACACCCCGCGGCCGGCGGGCACCGCGGAGTATGGCTCCCCGGACCTGCGCCGCATGCACGTCGGCCGTTACCGCGTCCTGTACGAGATCACAGAAACCACTGTGACCATCGTGGTGATCCACATCGGCCGCATCGGCTGA